In one Corallococcus sp. EGB genomic region, the following are encoded:
- a CDS encoding methylase: protein MAAELDAHTRGRTARGRLRALDAYLCHFEAPLLTRGDGPWARAVFVDVGFGEHPWTTLESATAFRALNPELSVVGVELDPERAAAAARHHPEARTHFREGGFALPLSPDEPARLVRAMNLLRQGPPERIPEAHRAMSRHLLPGGLLVEGSSDTDGAVLVAHLLRRTSGAEVPAREGLLFHTDFSRGFAPWLLRDWLPRDLRRRVRPVDPMHAFFQAWEAAWKAAREAGHTAPPEAFAESVVRLARMTPGVATDAGLLTRGCLRWSPPGGTPA, encoded by the coding sequence ATGGCCGCCGAGCTGGATGCCCACACCCGAGGTCGGACCGCGCGCGGGCGTCTGCGCGCACTCGACGCATACCTTTGCCACTTCGAGGCCCCGCTCCTCACGCGTGGGGACGGCCCCTGGGCCCGGGCGGTCTTCGTGGACGTGGGCTTCGGCGAGCACCCGTGGACCACGCTGGAGAGCGCCACCGCCTTCCGCGCGCTGAACCCGGAGCTGTCCGTGGTGGGCGTGGAGCTGGACCCCGAGCGCGCCGCGGCCGCCGCGCGCCATCACCCGGAGGCGCGCACGCACTTTCGCGAGGGCGGCTTCGCGCTCCCGCTGTCACCGGACGAGCCCGCCCGGCTGGTGCGCGCCATGAACCTGCTGCGCCAGGGCCCGCCGGAGCGCATCCCAGAGGCCCACCGCGCGATGTCGCGGCACCTGCTGCCCGGCGGGCTGCTCGTGGAGGGCTCGTCCGACACGGATGGCGCGGTGCTGGTGGCCCACCTGCTGCGCCGGACCTCCGGGGCGGAGGTCCCCGCGCGCGAGGGGCTCCTCTTCCACACCGACTTCTCCCGCGGCTTCGCTCCGTGGCTGCTGCGCGACTGGCTGCCCCGGGACCTGCGCCGCCGCGTCCGCCCTGTCGACCCCATGCACGCCTTCTTCCAGGCGTGGGAGGCGGCGTGGAAGGCCGCGCGCGAGGCGGGCCACACCGCGCCGCCGGAGGCCTTCGCGGAGTCCGTCGTGCGGCTCGCGCGGATGACCCCAGGGGTCGCCACGGACGCGGGGCTGCTGACCCGGGGCTGCCTGCGCTGGAGCCCGCCCGGCGGCACTCCGGCCTGA
- a CDS encoding MBL fold metallo-hydrolase encodes MRFTLHRGVSLAVLASARTEADHHEDLGCSIQGPTARPVRRAQVPLKRHIAALGREGALREADALIRWLEDTPRYAALCQGTKRRMGRRVLREDVLFPDPLRHRPRVLHLRQGSLGLDVPVRAKDWPVVADLFASLARGATREELGALAAAPVVDGLLGELSQAGWLARHAGPVAVPGPGALFVGHNTVLVSGREGRVLVDPYFRPMGEVDLPGYGPVQAGDLGRVDAVVITHSHGDHFHLGSLLPLPRDTRIFVPAVARESLFSTDCALRLTQLGFTRVEPLRWGETRQVGDVTVHALPFHGEQPTDGEGPHPDLFNEGNTWLVRSKDFSAAFFADAGHDVRGDMAAVCRRVRKQQGPVDVLFCGVRGFRLPPIFFGFTTLDAFLVNVPRGALTTPQRLMAGPEEALRYGALLGARYVVPCADGGAPWYWREGMGPRYEGYPGEPVAGASQMDENPDADPYPERLAQVRKEQGSGPRALLLRPGESLRWRGARNPEVLSTPGFEWPFGHWREAGPRPRSASRARQREKT; translated from the coding sequence ATGCGATTCACCCTGCACCGAGGCGTGAGCCTGGCCGTCCTCGCCTCCGCCCGCACGGAGGCCGACCACCACGAGGACCTGGGGTGCAGCATCCAGGGCCCCACCGCGCGGCCGGTGCGCCGCGCGCAGGTGCCGCTGAAGCGCCACATCGCCGCGCTCGGCCGCGAGGGGGCGTTGCGCGAGGCGGACGCGCTCATCCGCTGGCTGGAGGACACGCCGCGCTACGCCGCGCTCTGCCAGGGCACGAAGCGGCGCATGGGCCGGCGCGTGCTGCGCGAGGACGTCCTCTTCCCGGATCCGCTGCGCCACCGGCCGCGCGTGCTGCACCTGCGCCAGGGCTCGCTGGGGCTGGACGTGCCGGTGCGCGCGAAGGACTGGCCGGTGGTGGCGGACCTGTTCGCGTCGCTCGCCCGGGGCGCGACGCGCGAGGAGTTGGGCGCGCTGGCCGCCGCGCCCGTCGTGGACGGGCTGCTCGGGGAGCTGTCGCAGGCGGGCTGGCTCGCGCGCCATGCGGGGCCGGTGGCCGTGCCGGGGCCGGGCGCGCTCTTCGTGGGACACAACACGGTGCTGGTGTCGGGCAGGGAGGGGCGCGTGCTGGTGGACCCGTACTTCCGCCCCATGGGCGAGGTGGACCTGCCCGGTTATGGGCCGGTGCAGGCCGGAGACCTGGGCCGCGTGGACGCGGTGGTCATCACCCACTCGCATGGGGACCACTTCCACCTGGGCTCGCTGCTGCCGCTGCCTCGCGACACGCGCATCTTCGTGCCGGCGGTGGCGCGCGAGAGCCTCTTCTCCACGGACTGCGCGCTGCGGCTGACGCAGCTGGGCTTCACGCGCGTGGAGCCCCTGCGCTGGGGCGAGACGCGGCAGGTGGGCGACGTGACGGTGCACGCGCTGCCCTTCCATGGCGAGCAGCCCACCGACGGCGAGGGGCCCCATCCGGACCTCTTCAACGAGGGCAACACGTGGCTGGTGCGCTCCAAGGACTTCTCCGCCGCCTTCTTCGCGGACGCGGGCCATGATGTGCGCGGGGACATGGCCGCGGTGTGCCGCCGCGTGCGCAAGCAGCAGGGGCCGGTGGACGTGCTCTTCTGCGGCGTGCGCGGCTTCCGGCTGCCGCCCATCTTCTTCGGCTTCACCACGCTGGATGCGTTCCTGGTCAACGTGCCGCGCGGTGCGCTCACCACGCCGCAGCGCCTGATGGCGGGGCCGGAGGAGGCGCTGCGCTACGGCGCGCTCCTGGGCGCGCGCTACGTGGTGCCCTGCGCGGACGGCGGCGCCCCCTGGTACTGGCGCGAAGGCATGGGCCCCCGCTACGAGGGCTATCCGGGCGAGCCTGTCGCGGGCGCGAGCCAGATGGACGAGAACCCGGACGCGGATCCGTATCCGGAGCGGCTGGCCCAGGTGCGCAAGGAGCAGGGCAGTGGGCCGCGAGCGCTCCTCCTGCGGCCCGGCGAGTCCCTGCGCTGGCGGGGCGCGCGCAACCCGGAGGTGCTGAGCACGCCGGGCTTCGAGTGGCCCTTCGGCCACTGGCGCGAGGCCGGACCTCGGCCGCGCAGTGCGTCGCGGGCACGCCAGCGCGAGAAGACGTAG